In Pongo abelii isolate AG06213 chromosome X, NHGRI_mPonAbe1-v2.0_pri, whole genome shotgun sequence, one DNA window encodes the following:
- the LOC100456397 gene encoding uncharacterized protein LOC100456397, producing the protein MAEFSEEEEDTVRYCCSKIEDVPEEIKEAIAYFCSKMAEINKEPEGTIGHHCYTIPKDTEEVGEGSSDMPEPSASTSQENPRMKRRKKTTREAKEGETDELLKAAKKIRSFVQQNSERRKAGKKSTVLILYTHSNKKRDENQPNEDEDSHKKSPT; encoded by the exons ATGGCAGAGTTTAGTGAAGAAGAGGAAGACACTGTACGCTACTGTTGTTCTAAGATAGAAGATGTTcctgaagaaataaaagaggctATAGCCTACTTTTGCTCTAAGATGGCGGAGATTAACAAGGAGCCAGAAGGGACTATAGGCCACCATTGCTACACTATCCCAAAGGATACCGAAGAAGTAGGAGAAGGTAGTTCAGACATGCCTGAACCATCCGCAAGCACAAGCCAAGAAAATCCcagaatgaaaaggagaaagaaaactaCTCGTGAAGCTAAAGAAGGTGAAACTGACGAG TTGTTGAAGGCAGCAAAGAAGATAAGATCATTTGTTCAGCAGAATTCAGAAAGACGTAAAGCGGGGAAAAAGTCAACAGTATTAATTTTGTATACCCACAGTAATAAAAAAAGGGATGAAAATCAGCCAAATGAGGATGAAGACAGCCACAAGAAATCTCCCACCTAA